In Luteimonas sp. MC1750, the following proteins share a genomic window:
- a CDS encoding D-(-)-3-hydroxybutyrate oligomer hydrolase produces MRQFPHSNPTTPRARLVATAATLALAVLAGCASAAARDARETVMFEQPRSSLHRDGDDLLTAGLGLDGLRQMVPPAFADAAAPTAAELRRRALWSNWRGIADLGPAGGYGTLYGSVAAVPGREFSAYATVPGATHPHRVLAQVPDAFDAAKRCVVVTASSGSRGIYGSIAVAGAWGLPRGCAVAYTDKGAGSDYFDLDAGLGFGADGRVAARDAGDIAFAPDAAQGATGVAFKHAHSQDNPEADWGRHVKQAAEFALHALDEALPAQAPFTFDNTRVIAVGISNGGGAVLRAAELEGDWLDAVVAGEPNVYVDAPGARALYDYTTEAALLMPCALLAVDQLPQPPLLDQVRPLYAARCASLAAQGLLDGADTAAQAGQARERLADSGWTDEALRAGALSAGFDLWRAVAATYASAYGRYGVGEGPCGLSYAAQGSDFRPRAATAAERAAWWSDASGIPPGSGVGLVDVGLAPPDLAWTGLQCLRGLSTGQGPDADRVRAGIAATRAAPPRAGLPVVVVHGLDDGLIPVAFSSAPYVAHARAAGRDVRYWQVRNVQHFDGFLAFPDYGARYLPLLPYVYEALDRVDAHLDGAALPVDAVIEATPRGAAALGVSHLAMPR; encoded by the coding sequence GTGCGCCAGTTTCCGCATTCCAACCCGACCACGCCGCGCGCGCGCCTGGTCGCCACGGCGGCGACGCTGGCCCTGGCCGTGCTGGCCGGCTGCGCCTCGGCCGCCGCACGCGACGCAAGGGAGACGGTGATGTTCGAGCAGCCACGCAGCAGCCTGCATCGCGATGGCGACGACCTGCTGACCGCGGGCCTGGGCCTCGACGGCCTGCGCCAGATGGTGCCGCCGGCGTTCGCCGACGCCGCGGCGCCGACGGCCGCCGAACTGCGCCGCCGCGCGCTCTGGAGCAACTGGCGCGGGATTGCCGACCTTGGCCCCGCCGGTGGCTACGGCACCCTGTACGGCAGCGTGGCCGCGGTTCCCGGTCGCGAATTCTCCGCCTATGCCACCGTCCCCGGCGCGACCCATCCGCACCGCGTGCTGGCGCAGGTGCCCGACGCTTTCGACGCCGCGAAGCGCTGCGTGGTGGTCACCGCATCTTCCGGCTCGCGCGGCATCTACGGCTCGATCGCGGTGGCCGGTGCCTGGGGCCTGCCGCGCGGCTGCGCCGTCGCCTATACCGACAAGGGCGCGGGCAGCGACTACTTCGACCTCGACGCGGGCCTGGGCTTCGGGGCGGATGGACGCGTCGCGGCGCGCGACGCCGGCGACATCGCCTTCGCGCCCGACGCGGCGCAGGGCGCCACCGGGGTGGCCTTCAAGCACGCCCATTCGCAGGACAACCCCGAAGCCGACTGGGGCCGCCACGTGAAGCAGGCCGCCGAGTTCGCGCTGCACGCGCTGGACGAGGCCCTGCCTGCGCAGGCGCCTTTCACCTTCGACAACACGCGCGTGATCGCGGTGGGCATTTCCAACGGCGGCGGCGCGGTGCTGCGCGCGGCCGAGCTGGAAGGCGACTGGCTGGACGCGGTCGTGGCCGGCGAGCCCAATGTGTACGTCGACGCGCCGGGCGCGCGCGCGCTCTACGACTACACCACCGAAGCCGCGCTGCTGATGCCCTGCGCGCTGCTGGCGGTGGACCAGCTGCCGCAGCCGCCGCTGCTCGACCAGGTGCGTCCGCTGTACGCCGCGCGCTGCGCATCGCTGGCCGCGCAGGGGCTGCTGGACGGCGCGGACACCGCGGCGCAGGCCGGACAGGCGCGCGAGCGCCTGGCCGACAGCGGCTGGACCGACGAAGCGCTGCGCGCCGGTGCGCTGTCGGCCGGCTTCGACCTCTGGCGCGCGGTGGCCGCGACCTATGCGAGCGCATACGGCCGCTACGGCGTGGGCGAGGGACCATGCGGACTCTCGTACGCCGCACAGGGCAGCGACTTCCGGCCGCGAGCGGCGACGGCCGCGGAACGTGCCGCCTGGTGGTCCGATGCCAGCGGCATTCCACCGGGTTCCGGCGTGGGCCTGGTGGACGTCGGCCTCGCGCCACCCGACCTGGCGTGGACCGGCCTGCAGTGCCTGCGCGGCCTGTCGACCGGGCAGGGCCCCGACGCCGACCGCGTGCGCGCCGGCATCGCCGCCACGCGCGCGGCACCGCCGCGCGCCGGGCTGCCGGTAGTGGTGGTGCATGGGCTCGACGACGGCCTGATCCCGGTCGCCTTCAGCAGCGCGCCCTACGTCGCCCATGCCCGTGCCGCCGGCCGCGACGTGCGCTACTGGCAGGTGCGCAACGTGCAGCATTTCGACGGCTTCCTCGCATTCCCCGACTATGGCGCGCGCTACCTGCCGCTCCTGCCCTATGTCTACGAGGCGCTGGACCGGGTCGATGCCCACCTCGATGGCGCGGCGCTGCCGGTCGACGCCGTGATCGAAGCGACGCCGCGCGGCGCCGCGGCACTGGGTGTCTCCCACCTCGCGATGCCGCGCTGA
- a CDS encoding 3-hydroxybutyrate dehydrogenase: protein MTDTFLTGRTALVTGSTSGIGLAIACSLAAAGARVAVNGLGDEAQVGAALEAVRQAGGGDARHFDADLRDADAIAAMMAGIDAWSPVDVLVNNAGIQHTAAFAQMPVGKWNDIIAINLSAAFHTMRAALPGMAGRGFGRVVNIASVHGLVASKDKAPYVAAKHGIVGLSKVAALEYAATGSRDSGGVTVNCICPGWVETPLIEPQIEARRNGGSREDGVRALVAEKQPSLRMTLPAEIGALAVWLCRREAHNVTGASFPVDGGWTTQ from the coding sequence ATGACCGACACCTTCCTCACCGGCCGCACCGCGCTGGTCACCGGCAGCACCTCCGGCATCGGCCTGGCCATCGCCTGCTCGCTTGCAGCGGCCGGTGCGCGCGTCGCGGTCAACGGACTCGGCGACGAGGCGCAGGTGGGGGCGGCACTGGAGGCGGTGCGCCAGGCCGGCGGTGGCGATGCCCGCCACTTCGACGCCGACCTGCGCGATGCCGACGCCATCGCCGCGATGATGGCCGGGATCGACGCCTGGTCCCCGGTCGACGTGCTGGTCAACAACGCCGGCATCCAGCACACCGCGGCGTTCGCGCAGATGCCGGTGGGCAAGTGGAACGACATCATCGCCATCAACCTCAGCGCCGCCTTCCACACGATGCGGGCGGCCCTGCCGGGGATGGCCGGGCGGGGCTTCGGGCGCGTGGTCAACATCGCCTCGGTGCATGGGCTGGTCGCGTCGAAGGACAAGGCGCCCTACGTCGCGGCCAAGCACGGCATCGTCGGGCTGTCGAAGGTGGCCGCGCTGGAATACGCCGCCACCGGCAGCCGCGACAGCGGCGGCGTGACCGTCAACTGCATCTGTCCGGGCTGGGTCGAGACGCCGCTGATCGAGCCGCAGATCGAGGCCCGCCGCAACGGTGGCAGCCGCGAGGACGGCGTGCGCGCCCTGGTGGCGGAGAAGCAGCCCAGCCTGCGCATGACCCTTCCCGCGGAAATCGGCGCGCTGGCGGTCTGGCTGTGCCGCCGCGAGGCGCACAACGTCACCGGCGCGTCGTTCCCCGTCGACGGCGGCTGGACCACGCAGTAA
- a CDS encoding response regulator transcription factor, translated as MATLLIADDHPLFRAALRGAAVEAEAGTGVLEAGTLDDTLAALESRADIDLVLLDLHMPGNHGLAGLAAIRARFPAVAVVLVSANEDPQVVRRALDHGAAGYIPKSAGLDEMRDAIRTVLACEEWLPPALRGAVARAASAPGDADLAARLASLTAQQFRVLALVAEGLLNKQIADRLDVQERTVKAHLSAIFEKLGVRNRTQAGVILRGLELSDPARQVESAG; from the coding sequence ATGGCCACCCTTCTCATCGCCGACGACCATCCGCTGTTCCGTGCCGCCCTGCGCGGCGCCGCGGTCGAGGCCGAGGCCGGCACCGGCGTGCTCGAGGCCGGCACCCTGGACGACACCCTGGCCGCGCTGGAGTCGCGCGCCGACATCGACCTGGTGCTGCTCGACCTGCACATGCCCGGCAACCACGGGCTCGCCGGCCTGGCCGCGATCCGCGCCCGCTTCCCCGCGGTGGCGGTGGTGCTGGTGTCCGCCAACGAGGATCCGCAGGTGGTGCGCCGTGCGCTCGACCACGGTGCCGCCGGCTACATCCCCAAGAGCGCCGGCCTGGACGAGATGCGCGACGCCATCCGCACCGTGCTGGCCTGCGAGGAATGGCTGCCGCCGGCGCTGCGCGGCGCCGTCGCACGGGCCGCGTCCGCTCCGGGCGACGCGGATCTGGCCGCACGCCTGGCGAGCCTCACCGCGCAGCAGTTCCGGGTGCTGGCGCTGGTCGCCGAGGGCCTGCTCAACAAGCAGATCGCCGACCGCCTGGACGTGCAGGAGCGCACGGTCAAGGCGCATCTCTCGGCGATCTTCGAGAAGCTCGGCGTGCGCAACCGCACCCAGGCCGGGGTGATCCTGCGCGGGCTCGAACTCAGCGACCCGGCGCGCCAGGTCGAAAGCGCCGGCTGA
- a CDS encoding 8-oxo-dGTP diphosphatase, whose amino-acid sequence MPYTPILATLGYVLSPDQRRVLMVHRNARPGDQHLGKYNGLGGKLEAGEDALAGMRREIHEEAAIDCTRITLRGTIGWPGFGKGGEDWFAFVFLVTDFTGTPPGSNPEGTLEWVDVDRILELPLWEGDRHFVPLVFDGDPRPFHGVMPYRDGRMQSWAFSR is encoded by the coding sequence ATGCCCTACACACCGATCCTGGCCACCCTCGGCTACGTCCTGTCGCCCGACCAACGCCGCGTGCTGATGGTCCACCGCAACGCGCGGCCCGGCGACCAGCACTTGGGCAAGTACAACGGCCTCGGCGGGAAACTCGAAGCCGGCGAGGACGCGCTCGCCGGCATGCGGCGCGAGATCCACGAGGAGGCCGCCATCGACTGCACGCGCATCACGCTGCGCGGCACCATCGGCTGGCCGGGCTTCGGCAAGGGCGGCGAGGACTGGTTCGCCTTCGTCTTCCTGGTCACGGACTTCACCGGCACGCCGCCGGGCTCGAACCCGGAAGGCACCCTGGAGTGGGTCGACGTCGACCGGATCCTCGAGCTGCCGCTGTGGGAGGGCGATCGCCACTTCGTGCCGCTGGTGTTCGACGGGGATCCGCGGCCGTTCCACGGCGTGATGCCGTATCGCGACGGGCGCATGCAGTCCTGGGCGTTCTCGCGCTGA
- a CDS encoding PAS-domain containing protein — MSVGVVVAAAALWLALLFGVALYAERHPGALARHWRHVYALSLAVHCTSWTFYGTVTQAARYGWPLPPTFFGAIVFYIIAFGFMTRLVRLAREGNSTSIADLIATRLGKDPWLAAVVTLVALLGMVPYVALQLKAVTMSFATLTSAGDVAAAVPPWRDGALYVALAMAVFAMAFGTRRASAAEHNRGLVLAMAFESLFKLLAMLALGLLVWFGLGEIDVTAPLSPPEPVGGFIPLVLLGALAMFILPHQFHVGVVECRDERDVRTARWQFPLYLVLIALPTLPLARAGTAILGDSVPSDMYALALPAALGHDGLALFAFLGGLSAATGMVVVSTLALSLMIGNHWFTPGLLRGAWAVGRGEGDDHRGALLALRRAGIVAVMLMAWAYSRVIAGSETLADVGAVSFSALATLAPALFCAVWRTRTPAAAATWGVVMAFLAWAWVMLSPMLVELVGGQADWLHAGPWGIAWLAPESIFGLTGWSRLGRAVGVSLFVGAATTLALSAWLSAPDRDVARGSDLRTLRQAGRRFLPARTVDELLRGAPASGPVPSLIEARFERELAAVLGSASARLLLDAARREAGPDLDTVAEIVGEASQDLRFNQRVLEAALENMSQGISVVDRELRLVAWNRRYAELFGYPPGLLRIGVPVAELVAHNLGRGLVEGVDGRIDAEADKRLRHMRAGTPYVSERVFPDGGIVEIRGNPMPGGGFVATFTDVTQFRRTEAELKRSNETLEQRVEERTASLDLARQEAERANEAKSRFLTAVGHDLLQPLHAAQLFTDALAEQVAGTQRASLGQIRGALDSTTDLLTGLFDMARLEAGGLVPQPRDFPLAEVLEPLASEFRALAGDRGLGFDHVATAAWTHSDPQLLRRVLQNFLANAVRYTREGRVLLGVRRSAGGLRIEVHDTGPGIVPAQQTLIFEEFRRGDGVGGQGLGLGLAIAERIARLLGSRVELHSRPGVGTVFAIALPAVPAPAQAVPAAGRGGLAGAHVLVLDNDPMALASLSDLLQAWGCSVDAVAGSEAALRAHGQRAAELWLLDYHLDDGDTGIQAWQRLAARYAAVPTLVLSADATDAVRREVAEHGLGLLQKPVRPLALKSMLGRMRITRSPAG; from the coding sequence GTGAGCGTCGGCGTGGTGGTCGCCGCCGCGGCGCTGTGGCTCGCCCTGCTGTTCGGCGTCGCCCTCTATGCCGAGCGGCACCCCGGCGCGCTGGCGCGTCACTGGCGCCACGTCTACGCGCTGTCGCTGGCGGTGCACTGCACCTCGTGGACCTTCTACGGCACGGTGACCCAGGCCGCGCGCTACGGCTGGCCGCTGCCGCCGACCTTCTTCGGCGCGATCGTCTTCTACATCATCGCCTTCGGGTTCATGACCCGGCTGGTGCGGCTGGCGCGCGAGGGCAACTCGACCTCGATCGCCGACCTCATCGCGACCCGGCTCGGCAAGGACCCGTGGCTGGCCGCCGTGGTCACCCTGGTCGCGCTGCTGGGCATGGTGCCCTACGTCGCCCTGCAGCTGAAGGCGGTGACGATGAGCTTCGCCACGCTCACCAGCGCCGGCGACGTGGCCGCGGCCGTGCCGCCCTGGCGCGACGGCGCGCTCTACGTCGCGCTGGCGATGGCGGTGTTCGCGATGGCCTTCGGCACGCGCCGCGCCAGCGCCGCGGAGCACAACCGCGGCCTGGTGCTCGCGATGGCCTTCGAGTCGCTGTTCAAGCTGCTCGCGATGCTGGCCCTGGGCCTGCTGGTGTGGTTCGGGCTCGGCGAGATCGACGTCACCGCGCCGCTGTCGCCGCCCGAACCGGTCGGCGGCTTCATCCCGCTGGTGCTGCTGGGCGCGCTGGCGATGTTCATCCTGCCGCACCAGTTCCATGTCGGCGTGGTCGAGTGCCGCGACGAGCGCGACGTACGCACCGCACGCTGGCAGTTCCCGCTGTACCTGGTGCTGATCGCGCTGCCGACGCTGCCGCTGGCGCGCGCCGGCACGGCGATCCTGGGCGACAGCGTGCCCTCGGACATGTATGCGCTGGCGCTGCCCGCGGCGCTCGGCCACGACGGGCTGGCGCTGTTCGCCTTCCTCGGCGGCCTGAGCGCGGCCACCGGCATGGTGGTGGTGAGTACCCTCGCGCTGAGCCTCATGATCGGCAACCACTGGTTCACGCCGGGCCTGCTGCGGGGCGCGTGGGCGGTCGGGCGCGGCGAGGGCGACGACCACCGCGGCGCGCTGCTGGCGCTGCGCCGCGCCGGCATCGTGGCGGTGATGCTGATGGCGTGGGCCTACAGCCGCGTGATCGCCGGCAGCGAGACCCTGGCCGACGTCGGCGCGGTGTCGTTCTCGGCGCTGGCGACGCTGGCCCCGGCGCTGTTCTGCGCGGTGTGGCGCACGCGAACGCCGGCGGCCGCGGCGACGTGGGGCGTGGTCATGGCCTTCCTGGCCTGGGCCTGGGTGATGCTGTCGCCGATGCTGGTCGAGCTGGTGGGTGGCCAGGCCGACTGGCTGCACGCGGGCCCCTGGGGCATCGCCTGGCTGGCGCCGGAAAGCATCTTCGGGCTTACCGGCTGGAGCCGGCTGGGGCGCGCGGTCGGGGTCAGCCTGTTCGTGGGCGCGGCCACCACCCTGGCGCTGTCGGCCTGGCTGTCCGCGCCGGATCGCGACGTGGCCCGCGGCTCGGACCTGCGCACGCTGCGCCAGGCCGGACGGCGCTTCCTGCCGGCGCGCACGGTGGACGAGCTGCTGCGCGGCGCGCCGGCCAGCGGCCCGGTGCCGTCGCTGATCGAGGCGCGCTTCGAGCGCGAACTCGCCGCGGTGCTGGGCAGCGCGTCGGCCCGGCTGCTGCTCGACGCGGCCCGGCGCGAGGCCGGGCCCGACCTCGACACCGTGGCCGAGATCGTCGGCGAGGCCTCGCAGGACCTGCGCTTCAACCAGCGGGTGCTCGAAGCGGCGCTTGAGAACATGAGCCAGGGCATCAGCGTGGTCGACCGGGAGCTGCGCCTGGTGGCCTGGAACCGGCGCTACGCCGAGCTGTTCGGCTATCCGCCGGGGCTGCTGCGGATCGGCGTGCCGGTGGCGGAGCTGGTGGCGCACAACCTCGGCCGCGGGCTGGTCGAAGGCGTCGACGGCCGCATCGATGCCGAGGCCGACAAGCGCCTGCGGCATATGCGCGCCGGCACGCCCTATGTCAGCGAGCGCGTGTTCCCCGACGGCGGCATCGTCGAGATCCGCGGCAACCCGATGCCCGGTGGCGGCTTCGTCGCCACCTTCACCGACGTGACCCAGTTCCGACGCACCGAGGCCGAGCTCAAGCGCAGCAATGAGACCCTCGAGCAGCGCGTGGAGGAGCGCACCGCCAGCCTGGACCTGGCGCGGCAGGAAGCCGAGCGCGCCAACGAGGCCAAGAGCCGCTTTCTGACCGCCGTCGGCCACGACCTGCTGCAGCCGCTGCACGCGGCGCAGCTGTTCACCGACGCGCTGGCCGAGCAGGTGGCGGGCACGCAGCGCGCGTCGCTGGGGCAGATCCGCGGCGCGCTCGATTCGACGACCGACCTGCTCACCGGACTGTTCGACATGGCGCGGCTGGAGGCCGGCGGCCTCGTGCCGCAGCCGCGCGACTTCCCGCTGGCCGAAGTGCTCGAGCCGCTGGCCTCCGAGTTCCGCGCGCTGGCCGGCGACCGCGGCCTGGGCTTCGACCACGTGGCCACCGCGGCCTGGACGCACAGCGACCCGCAGCTGCTGCGCCGGGTGCTGCAGAACTTCCTGGCCAACGCCGTGCGCTACACCCGCGAGGGACGCGTGCTGCTGGGCGTGCGCCGCAGCGCGGGCGGGCTGCGCATCGAGGTGCATGACACCGGTCCCGGGATCGTGCCCGCGCAGCAGACGCTGATCTTCGAGGAGTTCCGCCGTGGCGATGGCGTGGGCGGGCAGGGCCTGGGCCTGGGGCTGGCGATCGCCGAGCGGATCGCGCGCCTGCTCGGTTCGCGCGTCGAGCTGCACAGCCGGCCGGGCGTCGGCACCGTGTTCGCGATCGCGCTGCCCGCGGTGCCGGCGCCGGCACAGGCGGTTCCGGCTGCAGGGCGTGGCGGGCTTGCCGGCGCGCACGTGCTGGTGCTCGACAACGATCCGATGGCCCTGGCATCGCTGTCCGACCTGCTGCAGGCCTGGGGCTGCAGCGTGGACGCCGTGGCCGGCAGCGAGGCCGCCCTGCGCGCGCACGGGCAGCGCGCGGCCGAGCTGTGGCTGCTCGACTACCACCTCGACGATGGCGATACCGGGATCCAGGCCTGGCAGCGGCTGGCGGCGCGCTACGCCGCGGTGCCGACCCTGGTGCTCAGCGCCGATGCCACCGACGCGGTGCGCCGCGAGGTCGCCGAACACGGCCTCGGCCTGCTGCAGAAGCCGGTGCGGCCGCTGGCGCTGAAGTCGATGCTGGGCCGGATGCGCATCACCCGCTCGCCCGCCGGCTGA
- a CDS encoding TonB-dependent receptor: MKRAKIPHTALSLAIALGLSSPMALAQDAGDDTAPRAEARDATTLGGLTVTARKREETLQDVPVAVTAFTPEVLDRLNVQDIGDLDAQVPNLTIYAARGSSSAATAYIRGVGQSDTLWGVDPGVGIYLDDVYIARPQGALLDVFDVGRVEVLRGPQGTLYGKNTIGGAIKYIGRELPKELDGYAAVTVGNHGQLDVKGGIGGPIGGTEALRARLSVASMNRDGFGTNTYTGQDVSDKEINALRFQLGAFASEAFDVQFALDYLDDQSGVRGAKMLAPNPLAPAYPPFDDRYDIGSAMANVNDTEMKGASATVNWRPNADWAFKYVIAKRESDTETNIDFDLTPLKLVDVRAFYSDSQVSHEVQANYDAGGRHRGVVGYYYFDGEAGGQVLNHFANPLLAPSLTNPLYGDTQGTVFTESHAVYANWTFDLTDRLGLDVGARYTDEDKHAVALNRFYLDPAYTTVWGTAANFDKTVNFKNTSPRVSLDYEVTPDVMVYGSASRGFKSGGFNIRANTTSIPRSGEPFDDEQVDSFEVGSKMAFLDQRLFLNLAYFHNKYEDIQLSVFTSYTLPDGSQSFFGDFTNAGKGTVQGVEVEYQYLPTQNWVISGNLAWLDAEYDEFLSGGVDIADTQHFTNAPEFSGALNVEYRTDLANGGNLSARVGYSYQSEVWPTTDLSPAIRQDGYGLVGAGVIWRVNDTWSFSLQGSNLADKEYRTTGYNIPAYGVLTGFYGPPRQYSLTARYDF; the protein is encoded by the coding sequence ATGAAGCGAGCCAAGATCCCGCACACCGCCCTGAGCCTGGCGATCGCCCTCGGGCTGTCGTCGCCCATGGCCCTGGCGCAGGACGCCGGCGACGACACCGCGCCGCGCGCCGAAGCCCGCGACGCGACCACGCTGGGCGGCCTCACCGTCACCGCGCGCAAGCGCGAGGAGACGCTGCAGGACGTGCCGGTCGCGGTGACCGCGTTCACCCCCGAGGTGCTGGACCGGCTCAACGTGCAGGACATCGGCGACCTCGACGCGCAGGTGCCGAACCTGACCATCTACGCTGCGCGCGGCTCGAGCAGCGCCGCCACCGCCTACATCCGCGGCGTCGGCCAGTCCGACACCCTGTGGGGCGTCGACCCGGGCGTGGGCATCTATCTCGACGACGTCTACATCGCACGCCCGCAGGGCGCCCTGCTCGACGTGTTCGACGTCGGCCGCGTCGAGGTGCTGCGCGGCCCGCAGGGCACGCTGTACGGCAAGAACACCATCGGCGGCGCGATCAAGTACATCGGCCGCGAGCTGCCCAAGGAACTCGACGGCTACGCCGCGGTCACCGTGGGCAACCACGGGCAGCTGGACGTCAAGGGCGGCATTGGCGGTCCCATCGGCGGCACCGAGGCGCTGCGCGCCCGCCTGTCGGTGGCCAGCATGAACCGCGACGGCTTCGGCACCAACACCTACACCGGCCAGGACGTGAGCGACAAGGAGATCAACGCGTTGCGCTTCCAGCTGGGCGCCTTCGCCAGCGAAGCCTTCGACGTCCAGTTCGCGCTCGACTACCTCGACGACCAGTCCGGCGTGCGCGGCGCGAAGATGCTCGCGCCCAACCCGCTGGCGCCTGCGTATCCGCCGTTCGACGACCGCTACGACATCGGCAGCGCGATGGCCAACGTCAACGACACCGAGATGAAGGGCGCCTCGGCGACCGTCAACTGGCGTCCGAACGCGGACTGGGCGTTCAAGTACGTGATCGCCAAGCGCGAGTCCGACACCGAAACCAACATCGACTTCGACCTGACCCCGCTCAAGCTGGTCGACGTGCGCGCGTTCTATAGCGACAGCCAGGTCAGCCACGAGGTCCAGGCCAACTACGACGCCGGTGGCCGCCACCGCGGCGTGGTGGGCTACTACTACTTCGACGGCGAGGCCGGCGGCCAGGTGCTGAACCACTTCGCGAACCCCCTCCTGGCGCCGTCGCTGACCAACCCGCTGTACGGCGATACCCAGGGCACGGTGTTCACCGAGAGCCACGCGGTGTACGCCAACTGGACGTTCGACCTCACCGACCGCCTCGGCCTCGACGTCGGCGCGCGCTATACCGACGAGGACAAGCACGCGGTGGCGCTGAACCGCTTCTACCTCGATCCCGCCTACACCACGGTGTGGGGCACGGCGGCCAACTTCGACAAGACCGTCAACTTCAAGAACACCTCGCCGCGCGTGTCCCTGGACTACGAGGTGACGCCCGACGTCATGGTCTACGGCTCGGCCTCGCGTGGCTTCAAATCCGGTGGCTTCAACATCCGCGCCAACACCACCTCGATCCCGCGCTCGGGCGAGCCCTTCGACGACGAGCAGGTCGACAGCTTCGAGGTCGGCAGCAAGATGGCCTTCCTCGACCAGCGCCTGTTCCTCAACCTCGCCTATTTCCACAACAAGTACGAGGACATCCAGCTGTCGGTGTTCACGTCCTACACCCTGCCCGACGGCAGCCAGAGCTTCTTCGGCGACTTCACCAACGCCGGCAAGGGCACCGTGCAGGGCGTCGAGGTCGAGTACCAGTACCTGCCGACGCAGAACTGGGTGATCAGCGGCAACCTGGCGTGGCTGGACGCGGAGTACGACGAGTTCCTGAGCGGCGGCGTCGACATCGCCGACACCCAGCACTTCACCAACGCCCCGGAGTTCTCCGGCGCGCTGAACGTCGAGTACCGCACCGACCTCGCGAACGGCGGCAACCTGTCCGCGCGCGTGGGCTACAGCTACCAGTCCGAGGTGTGGCCAACCACCGACCTCAGCCCGGCGATCCGCCAGGACGGCTACGGCCTGGTCGGTGCCGGCGTGATCTGGCGCGTCAACGACACCTGGTCGTTCTCGCTCCAGGGCAGCAACCTCGCCGACAAGGAATACCGCACCACCGGCTACAACATCCCGGCCTATGGCGTGCTGACCGGCTTCTACGGCCCGCCGCGCCAGTACAGCCTGACCGCGCGCTACGACTTCTGA
- a CDS encoding GntP family permease — protein MSFLIVLAALVFLMYVAYRGHSVILFAPIAALGAVLLTDPSLVAPMFTGLFMDKMVGFLKLYFPVFLLGAVFGKLIEISGFSKSIVAATIKVVGAQRAMLSIVIVCALLTYGGVSLFVVVFAVYPFAAELFRQGDIPKRLIPGTIALGAFTFTMDALPGTPQIQNIIPTAFFGTDTWAAPVLGTLGGIFILALGLSYLDWRRRVAQRAGEGYGDAATLLNEPAPFIGERLAHPLVALLPLVMVGVSNLVLTRLIPGWYGDSHSFIPAVVGNPAPVIQEVAKIAAIWAVMGALLIGIATVMVFAWRTVFAHFAEGTKSAIGGALLASMNTASEYGFGAVIAALPGFLLVANALGAIPDPLVNEAVTVTALAGITGSASGGMSIALAAMADTFIANANAAGIPMEVLHRVASMASGGMDTLPHNGAVITLLAVTGLTHRQAYKDIFAITIIKTLAVFVVIGLFYGFGLV, from the coding sequence ATGTCGTTCCTGATCGTGCTCGCCGCGCTGGTCTTCCTGATGTACGTCGCCTACCGCGGCCACAGCGTGATCCTGTTCGCGCCGATCGCGGCACTCGGCGCGGTGCTGCTGACCGACCCGTCGCTGGTCGCGCCGATGTTCACCGGCCTCTTCATGGACAAGATGGTCGGCTTCCTCAAGCTGTACTTCCCGGTGTTCCTGCTGGGCGCGGTGTTCGGCAAGCTGATCGAGATCTCCGGCTTCTCGAAGTCCATCGTCGCCGCCACGATCAAGGTGGTCGGCGCGCAGCGCGCGATGCTGTCGATCGTGATCGTCTGCGCGCTGCTGACCTACGGCGGCGTGTCGCTGTTCGTGGTGGTGTTCGCGGTGTATCCGTTCGCGGCCGAGCTGTTCCGCCAGGGTGACATTCCCAAGCGGCTGATCCCGGGCACGATCGCGCTCGGCGCCTTCACCTTCACCATGGACGCCCTGCCCGGCACGCCGCAGATCCAGAACATCATCCCGACCGCGTTCTTCGGCACCGACACCTGGGCGGCGCCCGTGCTGGGCACGCTCGGCGGCATCTTCATCCTCGCCCTGGGCCTGTCCTACCTCGACTGGCGCCGCCGCGTGGCCCAGCGCGCCGGCGAAGGCTACGGTGACGCCGCCACCCTGCTCAACGAGCCGGCGCCCTTCATCGGCGAACGCCTCGCGCATCCGCTGGTCGCCCTGCTGCCGCTGGTGATGGTGGGCGTGTCGAACCTGGTGCTGACCCGGCTGATCCCGGGCTGGTACGGCGACAGCCACAGCTTCATCCCCGCGGTCGTCGGCAACCCGGCGCCGGTGATCCAGGAAGTGGCGAAGATCGCCGCGATCTGGGCGGTGATGGGCGCGCTGCTGATCGGCATCGCGACGGTCATGGTGTTCGCGTGGAGGACGGTGTTCGCGCACTTCGCCGAGGGCACGAAGTCGGCGATCGGCGGTGCCCTGCTGGCCTCGATGAACACCGCGTCCGAGTACGGCTTCGGCGCGGTGATCGCGGCGCTGCCCGGCTTCCTGCTGGTGGCCAACGCGCTGGGCGCGATCCCGGACCCGCTGGTCAACGAAGCGGTGACGGTCACCGCCCTGGCCGGCATCACCGGCTCGGCCTCGGGCGGCATGTCGATCGCGCTGGCGGCCATGGCCGACACCTTCATCGCCAACGCGAACGCGGCCGGGATCCCCATGGAGGTCCTGCACCGCGTGGCGTCGATGGCGTCCGGCGGCATGGACACCCTGCCCCACAACGGCGCGGTGATCACCCTGCTGGCGGTGACCGGGCTGACCCATCGCCAGGCCTACAAGGACATCTTCGCGATCACCATCATCAAGACGCTGGCGGTGTTCGTGGTGATCGGGCTGTTCTACGGCTTCGGCCTGGTCTGA